The genomic interval CGGCCGATCCGCCAGCTCGGCAAGCGCCGCGACGAGCACGTCAAAGCCCTTGCGAGGCACGACAGCGCCGACGCCAAGCAGATGCGGAACCTCGCCACCGCCCGCTGCACGCTCCGCCCGTTCGGTGCCCGGAATCGCCACGCTGAGTCTTTCAGCAGGCACGTCGAAGTCCGCGCGCAATGTCTCGGCTGTCGTCTCGCTCGTTGCCACGACGCGGCGCGCACGGGCAAGTGCCCGCCGCTCCGTCTCGATCAACCGCGCGCTTTCCTCGGGCGACAGGCCCGTCTCCAGCCCCAGCGGATGATGCACCAGCGCGACGAGGGGCGCAGCGATCCGCGCGATCACGCTTTCCGGCAGCGCGCCGAAAGCCAGCCCGTCGACCAGCGCGACCTCGCTAGCCGGAATGGCTGCAAGCGCATCGCCCGCTGCTTGCAGCGCGGCATCGTCAGGGAAGGGAAAGCCGCCCGGCAGCGCCAGGTGGCGCGCCGTGACGCCATGGTCGCACAGCAGCGGCAGGATACGCCGCGCATAGGCGTAACCGCCGGTCGGCGCATTCAGGTCGCCGGGAATCGCGAAGGCGGCGGCTATCACGTACCGACCCGCCCTTCATAGGTCGCCGCGGCGTTCGGCGTCTCCTGCAACGTCACGCGGATCCGTTCCAGCCCCTCCGCGCCGTCGCCCAGCCGACCGTCGCGAACGGCCAGCGCGAACTGATCGAAGATGTGCCGGCAGAGAAACTCGGTCGTCGTGAGCTGCCCCGCGAATTCCGGCTTCTCATCCAGATTGGCGTAACGGAGCGGCGACAGCACCTCATTCAGCACATCCAGCGCGCGTCCGATGTCCACGACGACGTTGTTTTCCGTCAGTGTTTGGCGGAAGAACGCCACGGTGATGACGAAGGTTGCGCCGTGCAGGTTCTGGGCGGGGCCAAAAAACTCCTTCTTCAGGCTGTGCGCGATCATGATGTGATCGCTGACTTCGACGGAATACATGGCATCTCCTAAGAGGCTTGCGGATAACGGATCACGGTAGCAAGGCCGGGGGCGTCCGGCGCAAGCAGCCGCGGGAGTTCGTGTGGCAGGTCGTCGAACGCCACCTCTTCGGTGATCAGCGCGTCGAGACGCGGATCGTCCAGCAGCGCCAGCGCCTTTTCCAGTCGACGGCGGTGGCTCCAGCGCGCACGGTGCGACGGCGCGACATGGCCGAC from Dichotomicrobium thermohalophilum carries:
- a CDS encoding 6-pyruvoyl trahydropterin synthase family protein, with protein sequence MYSVEVSDHIMIAHSLKKEFFGPAQNLHGATFVITVAFFRQTLTENNVVVDIGRALDVLNEVLSPLRYANLDEKPEFAGQLTTTEFLCRHIFDQFALAVRDGRLGDGAEGLERIRVTLQETPNAAATYEGRVGT
- a CDS encoding glycosyltransferase family 4 protein, coding for MIAAAFAIPGDLNAPTGGYAYARRILPLLCDHGVTARHLALPGGFPFPDDAALQAAGDALAAIPASEVALVDGLAFGALPESVIARIAAPLVALVHHPLGLETGLSPEESARLIETERRALARARRVVATSETTAETLRADFDVPAERLSVAIPGTERAERAAGGGEVPHLLGVGAVVPRKGFDVLVAALAELADRPWRCTIAGSLDRDPATAAALRAQIERFGLSERITLSGALEPAALDDVYRSADIFVLPSRYEGYGMAFTEAMARGLPVVAAAAGAVPATVPPEAGVLVPPDDPAALAEALRKLLDDPAERLALSDAAFAHARGLPSWDDTARRVAEAIRETHEQ